The following proteins come from a genomic window of Nostoc sp. ATCC 53789:
- a CDS encoding amylo-alpha-1,6-glucosidase, with protein sequence MTPDTLMTPEKIFLDGKTFIPAEQLPIPEWPCVVSERPQPTLTVKDDDLFFVTDTIGNISGCSLSEGNPSMGLFCCDTRFLNRLELQIEGRSPVLLSSTAGKGFSLSVLCTNPRIDERLKAETIGIRREIVLNGALFEEIEVSNYSTTTVNFELSISFDADFVDLFEVRGYDRKKRGRLLRLLEPTTEEGIVDGVSPVTKDPSTFREESLTLAYQGLDGSVMESRILFQHRQPDSFKGYTAVWQLELASHETQKLGYRVNMLKNNQSSSTVSAAITLGQAKAAELMEEQHWVQQITRISSDKSTFNRVIERAEQDMYLLRQSFGKHKTVSAGVPWFSTLFGRDSLITASQTLMLNSQIAKETLILLATYQGKIDDEWREEEPGKILHELRLGEMARCQEIPHTPYYGTVDATPLWLMLYAEHYAWTHDQELLELLWPNALAAMDWIDRNTKQTSYLSYFRKSKRGLANQGWKDSGDCIVNHKGELANGPIALCEVQAYVYAAKMRLAEIAKMKKRLDLADRWLEEARSLKLRFNRDFWVEDQDFCALALDGDGKPVDSITSNPGHCLHLGLFTHERAYSVAERLRAPDMFNGWGIRTLSSLSPAYNPMGYHIGSVWPHDNALIAMGLRSLGLIDQALELFQGLFDMTSQQPYERPPELFCGYERNGDNAPVQYPVACTPQAWATGSIFQLLQMMVNLVPDAQNNCLRIIDPALPESINRLSFHNLRVGPTILDLEFERSGTTTACRVAKKRGNLRVVIEA encoded by the coding sequence ATGACACCGGATACGCTAATGACCCCGGAAAAAATTTTCCTGGATGGAAAAACTTTTATTCCTGCTGAACAATTACCTATCCCGGAGTGGCCTTGTGTTGTGAGTGAAAGACCACAACCGACACTGACGGTTAAAGATGATGATTTATTTTTCGTGACAGATACTATCGGGAATATTTCTGGCTGTTCCCTCAGTGAGGGTAATCCCAGCATGGGGCTGTTTTGCTGTGATACGAGATTTCTCAATCGCTTAGAGTTGCAAATTGAAGGGCGATCGCCTGTACTTCTCAGTAGTACTGCCGGAAAAGGGTTTTCACTCTCGGTTTTGTGTACTAACCCCAGAATTGACGAACGCCTAAAAGCCGAAACTATCGGGATTCGGCGAGAAATAGTACTCAATGGCGCTCTATTTGAAGAAATAGAAGTATCTAACTACAGCACAACAACTGTCAATTTTGAACTAAGTATCAGCTTCGATGCAGATTTTGTTGATTTATTTGAAGTCCGGGGTTATGACAGAAAAAAACGCGGTAGGCTTTTACGTCTACTAGAACCCACGACTGAAGAAGGAATCGTCGATGGCGTTTCACCAGTAACTAAAGACCCATCAACTTTTAGGGAAGAATCCTTAACACTTGCCTATCAAGGTTTGGATGGTTCGGTGATGGAATCTCGGATTTTATTCCAGCATCGTCAACCAGACTCTTTCAAAGGCTACACTGCGGTTTGGCAGCTAGAGTTGGCTTCTCACGAAACCCAAAAGCTGGGTTATCGGGTGAATATGTTGAAAAACAACCAATCTAGTTCAACCGTAAGCGCCGCCATCACTTTAGGACAGGCGAAAGCTGCTGAGTTGATGGAGGAGCAACACTGGGTACAGCAAATTACTCGCATTAGCTCAGATAAAAGCACTTTCAATCGAGTGATTGAGCGGGCCGAGCAAGATATGTATTTGTTGCGCCAGTCTTTTGGAAAGCATAAGACAGTTTCGGCTGGAGTACCGTGGTTTTCTACACTATTTGGGCGGGATTCGCTGATTACAGCTTCCCAAACCCTAATGTTAAACTCGCAAATCGCTAAAGAAACCCTAATATTACTGGCGACATACCAAGGCAAAATCGACGACGAATGGCGCGAAGAAGAACCGGGTAAGATTTTGCACGAGTTACGTTTGGGAGAAATGGCTCGTTGTCAAGAAATTCCTCACACGCCATACTACGGTACAGTTGATGCGACTCCCCTGTGGCTAATGCTGTATGCCGAACATTATGCTTGGACTCACGACCAAGAACTCCTAGAGTTACTTTGGCCAAATGCTTTAGCAGCAATGGACTGGATCGATCGCAATACCAAACAAACCAGTTACCTCAGCTACTTCCGTAAATCTAAACGCGGTCTTGCTAACCAAGGTTGGAAAGACTCTGGCGACTGCATTGTCAACCATAAGGGAGAATTAGCTAACGGCCCAATTGCCCTTTGTGAGGTGCAAGCTTATGTCTATGCTGCAAAAATGCGCCTAGCAGAAATAGCGAAGATGAAAAAGCGCCTTGATTTGGCAGATCGTTGGCTAGAAGAGGCTAGAAGTCTCAAGCTTCGTTTTAATCGAGATTTTTGGGTAGAAGACCAGGATTTCTGCGCCTTGGCTTTAGATGGAGATGGTAAACCTGTAGACAGTATTACCTCAAACCCTGGTCATTGTCTGCATTTGGGTCTTTTCACCCACGAAAGAGCCTACAGTGTAGCAGAACGGTTGCGGGCACCAGATATGTTTAATGGTTGGGGCATTCGTACCCTGAGTAGTTTATCACCCGCTTACAATCCAATGGGTTATCACATTGGTTCGGTTTGGCCCCATGATAACGCTCTGATCGCAATGGGATTACGATCGCTGGGTCTAATCGATCAAGCCTTAGAACTTTTCCAAGGTTTATTCGATATGACCAGTCAGCAGCCTTATGAACGTCCTCCAGAACTCTTCTGCGGCTATGAACGGAACGGTGATAATGCCCCTGTGCAGTATCCAGTTGCTTGCACTCCCCAAGCTTGGGCGACTGGTAGTATCTTCCAACTGCTGCAAATGATGGTCAACTTGGTGCCTGATGCTCAAAATAACTGCTTGCGAATAATCGACCCCGCTTTGCCAGAATCGATTAATCGCCTGTCATTTCACAATTTGCGAGTCGGCCCCACCATTCTCGATTTAGAATTCGAGCGTTCTGGTACAACTACTGCTTGTCGCGTTGCGAAAAAACGGGGCAATTTGCGGGTAGTTATTGAAGCATAG
- a CDS encoding cation-translocating P-type ATPase has product MVSTIDLNSVAGLSELEAIARLKQDGYNELSSARSRSILSFAWETVQDPIFLLLVGGGIIYWILGDLQEALILLGFVFFITGISLYQEGKTEHALEALRDLSSPRALVIRDGQQKRIAGREVVREDILVLAEGDRVPADAIILSCINLSTDESLLTGESLPVRKVAAAGTVEMARPGGDELPFVYSGTLVVQGQGIAQVQAVGAQTEMGKIGNALQKVKPEPTPLQQEMTRLVSRLFGIALLLCVAIVVIYGLTRGDWLKGFLAGITLAMAILPNEFPVVVTIFLALGAWRISQKHVLARRASAVETLGSTTVLCVDKTGTLTLNQMAVQQLFAYNHAENSHPYNLELHSRESLPETVHKLVEFCILASQRDPFDPMEKAFKELGDRYLAHTEHLHDDWILLREYPLSPHLLAMSHVWQSADGKQYEIAAKGAPEAIADLCHFTPEQQRIMAAQISEMANQGLRVLGVAKASLVDAPPPFLPPHPSLNPDHLPDEQHDFPFQFLGLVGLSDPVRPNVAVAIQECYTAGIRVVMITGDYPGTAQTIARQIGLMQMGAILTGAELDLMSDAELEQRIQSTNIFARAVPEQKLRLVNALKAKGEVVAMTGDGVNDAPALKSAQIGIAMGQRGTDVARESAALVLLDDDFSSIVQAVKLGRRIFDNLRKAMAYLLAIHIPIAGMSLIPVLFKLPLVLLPVHVAFLHLIIDPACSIVLEAEPAEATVMQRPPRNPKEPLFGRKTLGLAVLQGVGILVITLAIFVVALYRRQGELDARALTFTTLILANLFLILSESSSSRLSLKILKSPNNALWWVVGGGLVFLAFVLYVPFLRQLFSFSFLHPIDLAICLGGGAIALLWFEQLKFLNRPQRVVQSKSIKPIQENL; this is encoded by the coding sequence ATGGTTTCGACCATCGATCTGAATTCCGTGGCTGGGTTATCTGAGCTTGAAGCGATCGCTCGGCTCAAACAGGATGGCTACAATGAACTTTCCTCGGCTCGCTCTCGCAGTATTTTATCCTTCGCTTGGGAAACCGTTCAAGATCCGATCTTTCTCTTGCTGGTCGGCGGCGGGATCATTTATTGGATTTTAGGCGACTTACAAGAAGCCCTGATTTTGCTGGGTTTCGTCTTCTTCATCACAGGAATCAGCCTTTACCAGGAAGGTAAAACCGAACACGCCCTAGAAGCCTTGCGCGATCTCTCCAGTCCTCGCGCCTTGGTAATTCGGGATGGACAGCAAAAACGGATTGCGGGGCGAGAAGTCGTTCGAGAAGATATCTTAGTGCTAGCAGAAGGCGATCGCGTGCCTGCTGATGCAATCATACTCTCCTGTATAAATCTCTCAACTGATGAGTCGTTACTCACTGGGGAATCCCTACCTGTTCGCAAAGTTGCTGCCGCCGGTACCGTGGAAATGGCGCGTCCGGGGGGAGATGAGTTGCCCTTTGTATATTCTGGAACCTTGGTAGTTCAGGGACAGGGAATTGCTCAAGTCCAAGCAGTGGGCGCTCAAACAGAGATGGGTAAGATTGGCAACGCTTTGCAAAAAGTGAAGCCGGAACCGACTCCGCTACAACAAGAAATGACTCGGTTGGTAAGCCGTTTATTTGGCATCGCTTTATTGTTGTGTGTGGCGATTGTTGTCATTTATGGACTGACGCGAGGAGATTGGCTCAAAGGATTTCTCGCAGGTATTACCCTAGCGATGGCAATTTTGCCAAACGAATTTCCGGTTGTCGTGACGATTTTCTTAGCATTGGGAGCATGGCGAATTTCTCAGAAACACGTCTTAGCTCGTCGCGCTTCCGCCGTGGAAACCTTGGGTTCGACAACCGTTCTGTGTGTGGATAAAACCGGGACGCTGACCCTGAATCAGATGGCAGTACAACAGCTATTTGCATACAACCATGCAGAAAACTCTCACCCATATAATTTAGAATTACATTCACGAGAGTCGCTCCCCGAAACAGTTCATAAATTAGTCGAGTTTTGCATTCTGGCGAGCCAAAGAGATCCTTTTGATCCAATGGAGAAAGCGTTTAAGGAATTGGGCGATCGCTATCTCGCACATACGGAACATCTGCATGACGATTGGATACTGTTACGAGAATATCCCCTCTCACCCCATCTATTGGCAATGTCTCACGTTTGGCAGTCCGCCGATGGTAAGCAGTATGAAATTGCAGCGAAAGGAGCGCCGGAAGCGATCGCGGATCTCTGTCATTTCACGCCCGAACAGCAGAGAATTATGGCAGCCCAAATCAGTGAAATGGCCAATCAAGGCTTGCGTGTGTTAGGCGTTGCCAAAGCCTCTCTTGTTGATGCGCCACCGCCATTTTTACCGCCTCATCCGTCCCTCAATCCCGATCATTTACCCGATGAGCAACATGACTTTCCTTTTCAATTTCTCGGATTGGTAGGACTGTCTGATCCAGTGCGTCCAAATGTTGCGGTGGCAATTCAAGAATGTTATACCGCAGGTATTCGAGTGGTGATGATTACGGGTGATTATCCCGGAACGGCTCAAACTATTGCTCGTCAGATTGGATTGATGCAAATGGGAGCTATTCTGACGGGAGCGGAATTGGATCTGATGAGTGACGCTGAACTCGAACAACGTATTCAAAGTACGAATATCTTTGCACGAGCCGTTCCCGAACAAAAATTGCGCTTAGTTAATGCTTTGAAAGCCAAGGGTGAAGTCGTTGCCATGACTGGGGATGGAGTGAATGATGCTCCGGCTCTCAAATCTGCCCAAATCGGGATTGCGATGGGACAGCGAGGCACAGATGTTGCCCGTGAGTCGGCGGCGTTAGTGTTATTGGATGATGATTTTTCGTCCATTGTGCAAGCGGTGAAACTGGGACGGCGAATTTTTGATAATCTCCGCAAAGCAATGGCATATCTGCTAGCGATTCACATTCCGATCGCTGGCATGTCTTTGATTCCGGTGTTGTTTAAGTTGCCATTAGTCTTGCTTCCCGTTCACGTTGCCTTTCTCCATTTGATTATTGATCCAGCTTGCTCCATCGTTTTAGAAGCCGAACCCGCAGAAGCAACGGTGATGCAGCGTCCTCCCCGCAACCCCAAAGAACCCTTATTTGGCAGGAAAACTTTGGGTTTGGCAGTGCTACAAGGGGTGGGAATTTTGGTAATTACTCTCGCCATCTTTGTGGTGGCGCTATATCGCCGACAAGGTGAACTTGATGCTCGTGCCTTAACGTTTACGACGTTGATTTTGGCAAATTTATTCCTAATTTTGAGTGAAAGTTCTTCATCTCGCCTCAGTCTAAAAATCCTGAAATCTCCCAATAATGCTCTCTGGTGGGTGGTTGGTGGGGGACTGGTTTTTCTGGCGTTCGTGCTGTATGTTCCGTTCTTGCGTCAATTGTTTAGCTTTTCTTTTTTACATCCCATCGACCTAGCAATTTGTTTAGGGGGTGGAGCGATCGCTCTGCTTTGGTTTGAACAGTTAAAGTTTCTCAATCGACCCCAACGAGTTGTTCAATCTAAATCAATAAAACCTATCCAAGAAAATCTATAA
- the mgtA gene encoding magnesium-translocating P-type ATPase, which yields MPQVIPSFWSLPAEQVLDQLKSSHQGLSRQEAQQRLTQYGANSLKQKRQSSTLLLLLNQFKSPIILILMAAAILSSFLGDVIDTIIILTIVLISGLLGFWQERGARDAVTKLLALVQVKATVLRDGQSQEISNEEVVPGDIVLLAAGDSIPGDCLILESKDLSVNEAALTGETYPADKLSGVLPNEVGLSQRTNTLYMGTNAISGTAKAVVVQTGKQTEFGKVSERLKLRPPETEFERGLGKFGYFLMEVTLILVVLIFVANVYLQRPVLQSFLFSLALAVGLTPQLLPAIVSVNLARGAKQMAKKQVIVKRLSAIENFGSMNVFCTDKTGTLTEGEVKIHAAVDVEGKESVGGASLRDAARTPQATRVLLYAYLNAASESGYVNPIDAAIRQHKQFDISAYQKLDEVPYDFNRKRLSILLKKDNKNLIVSKGALKAILDVCSTVETGDGKTIDIAIQQDKIQQRAEELGSEGFRVLGVAYRNCDRNSFTKDDETNMTFLGYLALFDPPKADIADTLKDLGLLGVTTKMITGDSRAVAISIIEQVGLPKPKVLTGGELQELSDEALMHRVGKINVFAEVEPNQKERIIIALKKTGNVVGYLGDGINDASALHAADVGISVESAVDVAKEAADIVLMQKDLNVLVEGVKEGRVTFANTLKYVFMATSANFGNMFSMAGISLVLPFLPLLPSQILLTNLLTDFPEMTIATDRVDREMVNKPRRMNITFIRNFMVVFGLLSSVFDYLTFAALLLLLHANSAQFRTGWFMESVISASMIVLVIRTRQSILTSKPGKYLLTATIAIAIVTLLIPYTPVAGLLGFQPLPIEFLLVLAAIVGLYIICAENVKRIFYQHVQS from the coding sequence ATGCCTCAAGTCATCCCTTCATTTTGGAGTCTGCCTGCTGAACAGGTATTAGATCAGCTTAAGAGTAGCCACCAGGGTTTAAGTCGCCAAGAGGCGCAGCAACGGCTCACTCAATATGGTGCAAACAGTCTGAAGCAAAAGCGACAGTCATCCACACTACTCCTGTTGCTGAACCAGTTTAAGAGTCCGATTATTTTGATTTTAATGGCAGCTGCTATTCTCTCCAGTTTTCTTGGAGATGTCATTGATACTATTATTATTCTGACGATTGTACTAATTAGTGGACTATTAGGATTTTGGCAAGAGCGAGGTGCTAGAGATGCCGTAACGAAGCTACTGGCTTTAGTGCAAGTAAAAGCCACAGTTTTGAGAGATGGTCAATCTCAAGAAATCTCTAATGAGGAGGTGGTTCCAGGTGACATTGTGTTGCTTGCTGCTGGCGATAGTATCCCTGGTGACTGTCTGATTTTAGAGTCGAAGGATCTGTCAGTGAATGAAGCAGCACTGACGGGAGAAACCTATCCTGCTGACAAACTAAGTGGCGTATTGCCGAACGAAGTCGGACTCAGCCAGCGAACAAACACCCTTTATATGGGTACTAACGCAATCAGTGGTACAGCGAAAGCGGTTGTGGTGCAGACCGGAAAGCAGACTGAATTTGGCAAGGTATCAGAACGCCTGAAACTCAGACCGCCCGAAACCGAATTTGAAAGGGGACTGGGCAAGTTTGGCTATTTTCTCATGGAAGTGACGTTGATTTTGGTTGTTCTAATTTTTGTCGCCAACGTCTACTTGCAACGCCCTGTTCTACAATCTTTTCTATTCTCCCTAGCGCTTGCAGTCGGTCTGACTCCTCAATTGTTGCCTGCGATCGTTAGCGTTAACTTGGCTCGCGGCGCTAAACAAATGGCGAAAAAGCAGGTGATTGTGAAACGACTGTCCGCAATTGAAAATTTTGGCAGCATGAACGTGTTTTGTACAGATAAAACAGGCACGCTAACGGAAGGGGAAGTGAAAATTCACGCTGCGGTTGATGTGGAGGGGAAAGAGAGCGTTGGCGGAGCCTCTCTACGAGACGCTGCGCGAACGCCGCAGGCGACTCGCGTTTTGCTTTACGCCTATTTGAATGCTGCGTCTGAATCAGGTTATGTAAATCCTATCGATGCCGCAATTCGTCAGCACAAGCAATTTGACATTTCTGCTTATCAGAAACTAGATGAAGTACCTTATGATTTCAACCGTAAACGCCTCAGCATTCTGTTGAAGAAAGATAATAAGAATCTGATTGTCAGCAAAGGTGCGCTAAAGGCAATTCTTGATGTTTGCTCAACCGTCGAAACTGGTGACGGAAAGACAATTGATATTGCTATACAGCAGGACAAGATTCAACAACGGGCAGAGGAACTTGGTAGTGAAGGGTTTCGGGTCTTAGGGGTGGCTTACCGCAACTGCGATCGCAATTCCTTCACCAAAGACGATGAAACAAACATGACGTTTTTGGGTTATCTTGCTCTTTTCGATCCACCAAAAGCAGATATTGCTGATACACTCAAAGATTTGGGACTACTTGGAGTTACCACAAAAATGATCACGGGCGATAGTCGAGCGGTTGCCATCAGTATCATTGAACAAGTGGGATTACCAAAACCAAAGGTTTTAACTGGTGGCGAATTGCAAGAGCTTTCTGATGAAGCCCTAATGCATCGTGTTGGCAAAATAAATGTCTTTGCTGAGGTTGAGCCAAATCAAAAAGAGCGGATCATCATTGCGCTGAAAAAAACTGGAAATGTAGTCGGTTATCTTGGTGATGGCATTAACGATGCCTCAGCGCTTCATGCTGCCGATGTGGGTATTTCTGTTGAGAGTGCGGTTGACGTAGCCAAAGAAGCCGCAGACATCGTGTTGATGCAAAAAGACCTAAATGTTTTGGTCGAAGGCGTGAAAGAAGGACGGGTAACGTTTGCCAATACGCTCAAATACGTGTTTATGGCAACAAGTGCTAATTTCGGCAATATGTTTAGCATGGCAGGTATTTCTCTGGTTCTACCCTTCTTACCCTTGCTACCCAGCCAAATTTTGCTCACAAACCTGTTGACTGATTTCCCAGAAATGACGATCGCAACCGATCGCGTAGACCGGGAAATGGTCAACAAACCACGACGGATGAACATCACATTTATCCGTAACTTTATGGTGGTGTTTGGGCTGCTGAGTTCAGTCTTTGATTATCTCACCTTTGCAGCACTCCTATTGCTGCTGCACGCTAACTCAGCGCAATTTAGAACTGGTTGGTTTATGGAATCAGTGATTTCTGCATCTATGATTGTGCTGGTAATTCGGACACGGCAATCTATCCTCACGAGCAAGCCAGGAAAGTACTTATTGACGGCAACGATTGCGATCGCTATTGTCACCCTCCTGATTCCTTATACTCCAGTTGCAGGTTTACTAGGGTTCCAACCTTTACCCATTGAATTCCTTTTAGTGCTGGCAGCAATTGTGGGACTTTATATCATCTGTGCAGAAAACGTTAAACGGATTTTTTATCAACACGTCCAGTCTTAA
- a CDS encoding M23 family metallopeptidase: protein MRARFLGKNLIFGCLSLVFCCILWICLSLIPVHATSTQSIDTLRQKQQQMNQQRQSVVNDRDRLKNLQQEAQKHLTGLKQNLQTTDSYIQESESRLQLATQRLQQLETDLAVAQRSYEERQIATVARLRYLQRSPASVGWAVLLQSENISDFISRRHQLKLVYQADEQILVKLNAQANLINQQKTGIEQQKNEIALIREQLLAQKAGYQTQAESQSELIQRLNSDRLALEAAQNQLERESKNLEVLIQQKVAEARATEQAQTKTNSRTAIIRGTGVMAYPSDASTSSPFGWRVHPILGYRRFHAGLDFAASYGSKIRAADSGRVIFAGWYGGYGRALIIDHGNGMTTLYGHTSELYVSEGQAVERGQAIGAVGSTGFSTGPHLHFEVRRNGTPVNPANYL, encoded by the coding sequence ATGAGAGCGCGATTTCTAGGTAAAAATCTGATTTTTGGCTGTTTATCCCTTGTATTTTGCTGTATTTTGTGGATTTGTTTGTCATTAATTCCAGTACACGCAACTTCCACACAGTCTATTGATACTCTGCGACAAAAGCAGCAACAAATGAACCAGCAGCGTCAGAGTGTGGTTAACGATCGCGATCGCTTAAAAAATCTCCAACAAGAGGCCCAAAAACACCTCACTGGTTTAAAGCAAAATCTGCAAACTACAGATAGCTACATTCAAGAGAGCGAATCTCGATTACAACTTGCCACCCAACGCCTCCAGCAGTTGGAAACTGATTTAGCTGTAGCACAACGTTCCTACGAGGAGCGGCAAATAGCAACAGTAGCACGATTGCGTTATCTCCAGCGATCGCCTGCATCTGTTGGCTGGGCAGTTTTGCTCCAAAGTGAAAATATCAGTGATTTTATCAGTCGTCGTCATCAGTTGAAATTAGTGTATCAGGCAGACGAGCAAATTTTGGTGAAACTCAACGCCCAAGCAAACCTGATAAATCAACAAAAAACGGGCATAGAACAACAAAAAAACGAAATTGCCTTGATTCGTGAGCAATTACTGGCACAAAAAGCCGGTTATCAAACTCAGGCGGAGTCACAATCAGAATTGATTCAACGCCTCAATAGCGATCGCCTAGCCTTGGAAGCAGCGCAAAACCAGCTAGAGAGGGAATCAAAAAATCTGGAAGTCTTAATTCAACAAAAGGTAGCAGAAGCCAGAGCAACAGAACAGGCGCAAACAAAAACCAACAGCCGGACTGCGATCATTCGAGGAACCGGTGTAATGGCATATCCTAGCGACGCTTCTACTAGTAGTCCCTTCGGCTGGCGGGTACACCCCATCCTTGGCTATCGTCGCTTTCATGCCGGGTTAGATTTTGCCGCTAGCTATGGTAGTAAAATTCGGGCAGCCGATTCAGGCAGAGTGATTTTTGCTGGGTGGTATGGTGGTTATGGCAGAGCGTTAATTATTGACCACGGTAATGGTATGACTACACTATACGGACATACCAGCGAGTTGTATGTTTCTGAAGGACAAGCCGTTGAACGCGGACAAGCGATCGGTGCTGTGGGTTCCACAGGTTTCTCAACTGGGCCCCACCTCCACTTTGAAGTCCGTCGGAATGGTACACCAGTAAACCCAGCTAATTATCTGTGA
- a CDS encoding NAD(P)H-hydrate dehydratase has translation MQNRQEKISQVIVTAGQMRDIEDRIFAAGMPVVALMEKVAGLIARRIQEIPPTPLQKQGYVASNTLLKKGGSRVGILVGPGHNGGDALVVARELHFRGYEVWIYSPFSKFKELTSQHLQYAQSLGIPIYQTIEQLPDSDLLIDGLFGFGLERNLTDPIASAINQLNELSVPIYSIDLPSGLHTDTGVVLGTAIRATHTFCLGLWKLAFFQDRALEYVGKAELIDFDIPLADVEAVLKDAPSIKRITPATALATLPLPRPSVTHKYKEGHLLLICGSRRYAGGAILTGLGARASGVGMLSIAVPESLKSLLVSHLPEALIIGCPETESGAIAQLQLPEKTDLTSFNAIACGPGLTRDAAPIVQEVIESERPLILDADGLNILAQMGAIATLKKRLAITVLTPHTGEFQRLFPDVADAKHDTVKAVQEAAAQSGAVVLLKGARTAIANPQGGIWMITESTPALARGGSGDVLTGLLGGLLAQAATKQISVEDIVATAAWWHSQAGILAAQERTELGVDAFTLTQYLLKVLSLVTIP, from the coding sequence ATGCAGAACAGGCAAGAGAAAATTTCGCAAGTAATAGTGACTGCTGGGCAGATGCGCGATATTGAAGATCGGATCTTTGCAGCAGGAATGCCTGTAGTCGCTTTAATGGAAAAGGTGGCGGGATTAATTGCCCGTCGGATTCAAGAGATCCCCCCAACCCCTCTTCAAAAGCAGGGCTATGTTGCTTCAAACACTTTATTAAAAAAGGGAGGATCTCGTGTCGGAATTCTTGTCGGCCCTGGTCATAATGGTGGGGATGCTTTAGTAGTAGCCCGTGAATTACACTTTCGTGGGTATGAGGTTTGGATTTATTCTCCTTTCTCTAAGTTTAAGGAATTAACTTCGCAGCACTTGCAGTATGCTCAAAGTTTGGGCATTCCAATTTATCAAACAATTGAGCAACTGCCAGATTCTGATTTGTTGATTGATGGCTTGTTTGGGTTTGGTTTAGAAAGAAACCTGACTGATCCTATTGCCTCTGCAATTAATCAGCTAAATGAATTGTCTGTGCCGATTTATAGCATCGATTTACCTTCAGGTTTACACACCGATACTGGCGTTGTATTAGGAACTGCCATTCGCGCCACTCACACTTTTTGCTTGGGTTTATGGAAGCTAGCTTTCTTCCAAGATCGGGCGCTAGAATATGTTGGCAAAGCTGAGTTAATCGATTTTGATATTCCTTTAGCTGATGTAGAAGCTGTTCTCAAAGATGCACCCAGCATCAAACGTATTACACCAGCAACGGCACTCGCTACTTTACCCTTACCTCGCCCATCAGTTACCCACAAATATAAAGAAGGACATTTACTCCTGATTTGCGGTTCGCGGCGCTATGCTGGTGGAGCAATTTTAACTGGTTTAGGTGCTAGGGCTAGTGGTGTGGGGATGCTTTCTATTGCCGTACCCGAATCACTAAAATCTCTTTTGGTGTCGCACTTGCCAGAAGCGCTAATTATCGGTTGTCCAGAGACGGAAAGTGGAGCGATCGCTCAATTACAATTACCAGAAAAAACCGATCTGACTTCCTTTAATGCGATCGCTTGTGGCCCCGGTTTAACACGAGATGCTGCTCCCATTGTGCAAGAGGTGATAGAAAGCGAACGCCCTTTGATTCTCGATGCCGATGGTTTAAATATTTTGGCACAAATGGGAGCGATCGCCACTTTAAAAAAACGTCTTGCTATAACCGTACTCACACCCCATACTGGCGAATTCCAGCGATTGTTTCCTGATGTCGCCGATGCTAAACATGACACAGTGAAAGCAGTACAAGAAGCAGCAGCGCAAAGTGGGGCGGTGGTATTGTTGAAAGGGGCGAGAACTGCGATCGCAAACCCTCAAGGTGGCATTTGGATGATTACTGAAAGCACACCCGCTCTGGCACGTGGAGGTAGTGGCGACGTATTAACTGGGCTACTAGGTGGATTGTTGGCACAAGCCGCAACTAAACAGATTTCTGTAGAAGATATTGTGGCAACTGCCGCTTGGTGGCATTCACAAGCTGGGATTTTAGCAGCCCAAGAGCGGACTGAATTGGGTGTAGATGCCTTTACATTGACACAATATTTACTAAAAGTTCTCAGTTTAGTTACAATACCTTAG
- a CDS encoding VOC family protein, whose amino-acid sequence MVFEYTNAFVTIGSVNFDKLVDFYTKLLEQKAVILIPNVYAEFNLVGMRLGIFKPKKTNESEFEAMSNDSSLCVYAKNKISLCLEVSNLEDAIAHLTALGYPPPGNISTASHGREIYAYDPDGNRLILHQAATTESH is encoded by the coding sequence ATGGTTTTCGAGTACACTAACGCATTTGTCACTATAGGATCGGTTAATTTTGATAAATTAGTAGATTTTTATACTAAACTTCTGGAGCAAAAAGCAGTTATTTTGATTCCGAATGTCTATGCTGAGTTTAATTTGGTTGGTATGCGATTAGGTATTTTTAAACCCAAGAAGACAAACGAATCGGAATTTGAAGCGATGTCTAACGACAGCTCACTTTGTGTCTACGCCAAAAATAAGATAAGTTTGTGTTTAGAAGTGAGTAACTTAGAAGATGCGATCGCTCACCTAACAGCTTTAGGTTATCCTCCACCAGGAAATATTTCCACTGCTTCTCACGGCAGAGAAATTTATGCCTATGACCCTGATGGTAATCGTCTGATTTTACATCAAGCTGCTACTACAGAGAGTCATTAG